The genomic segment ACTTCATACTATTGTAGTTCAACCAGATTACGGAAATTGAAACCATGCGAAGGCAGCTTCGTGGTGTTTATATGCATAATACATTTAAGCTCTGCGCCTCCTTTAGCCTATGTCTTTCTTAACTTCCATAATTGTGACCATAATCCGGATGCATCACTTCTCTCTAGGACTTTCTCGACGCTTACCGGCTTTGTTGACGTCATAATTATGGTTGATAATGCATCAAGCAATAGGGACTTCCTGATTAGGCTCTGTGGCTCTTATGGTAATTGTGACTTCCTAGAAGTTGGATTTAACTCAGGCGTTGCCCATGCATTAAGAATTGGCGTTAAGTACGCAGTTGAGAGGTACAACCCACAGTGGCTCTTGTTCTTAGATGACGACAGCACACCACTTAGGGACGCCATGCCCACGTTAATTAAGATCCTAAGAAAAATGCCCAATCAAGTAGGCGCTGTGAGGATATCCCCTGGGTCTGGTGATTGCCGCATATACGATGACCGTTACGGCATGTTCTCGGGCACGTTCATAAGGTCAAGCGTCGCCTTAAGGGCTTGCTGCAGGGACGACTTCTTCCTAGACCAAGCGGACCTCGACATGTACTTCAGGGTCAGGGAGCTGGGCTATAGAACGCTCTTCGTAAATTGTAAATTACTTGATCACAGGCTTGGTGTTAAGGCGTGGATCCCCGTGATATCCCATAGGTATGGTGGTCCCGTGGATTATGAGCCACCGTGGAGGCTCTATTACATTGCAAGAAACTCCACGGTGCTGCTTCTGGAGGGCAAGATAGACTCGATAACATACTTGCTGCAATTAATAAACTGGGGCCTTAAGGGAATATTACGCGATAGAGGCAAGGCCATTAAGGCAGTGAGCCTCGGTATAATGCACGGGTTACTAAAGGAGTTAGGTTACTTAACCCAGAGAAATTTAAAAAAATATACATTAAGCAC from the Caldivirga maquilingensis IC-167 genome contains:
- a CDS encoding glycosyltransferase is translated as MFICIIHLSSAPPLAYVFLNFHNCDHNPDASLLSRTFSTLTGFVDVIIMVDNASSNRDFLIRLCGSYGNCDFLEVGFNSGVAHALRIGVKYAVERYNPQWLLFLDDDSTPLRDAMPTLIKILRKMPNQVGAVRISPGSGDCRIYDDRYGMFSGTFIRSSVALRACCRDDFFLDQADLDMYFRVRELGYRTLFVNCKLLDHRLGVKAWIPVISHRYGGPVDYEPPWRLYYIARNSTVLLLEGKIDSITYLLQLINWGLKGILRDRGKAIKAVSLGIMHGLLKELGYLTQRNLKKYTLSTGYGLVKEGQGFAA